A genome region from Bemisia tabaci chromosome 3, PGI_BMITA_v3 includes the following:
- the Tis11 gene encoding uncharacterized protein Tis11, translated as MSTIDIVSKSSMSDFDNYLFEDSKPMPWHDEMEPIHRPISQPSVRSGNPGAFDEHHHHSGKYPSYHHGSQHKRLDRSHSEPISRTPANVNATRYKTELCRPYEENGGCKYGDKCQFAHGFHELRSLSRHPKYKTELCKTFHTSGFCPYGPRCHFIHNADETRALAPRESRKPKPGPFYLPAAPGSLADSLSPPPSISSVSPPPSATANTAFSFAPLVKFTPPDSPMDSYSPASSPSPVGSPVSESRLPVFNRLSGPPVVSLSLHHHFSGELMAQ; from the coding sequence GACTCAAAACCGATGCCATGGCACGACGAGATGGAGCCGATCCACCGGCCGATCTCGCAGCCCTCAGTCCGCTCGGGGAACCCGGGCGCCTTCGACGAGCACCACCACCACAGCGGGAAATACCCCTCGTACCACCACGGCTCGCAGCACAAGCGCCTGGACCGGAGCCACTCGGAGCCCATCTCGAGGACCCCGGCCAACGTGAACGCCACCCGCTACAAGACGGAGCTCTGCCGCCCCTACGAGGAGAACGGCGGCTGCAAGTACGGCGACAAGTGCCAGTTCGCCCACGGCTTCCACGAGCTCCGCTCCCTCTCGCGACACCCCAAGTACAAGACGGAGCTCTGCAAGACCTTCCACACCTCCGGCTTCTGCCCGTACGGACCCCGCTGCCACTTCATCCACAACGCCGACGAGACCCGCGCCCTCGCCCCCCGGGAGTCCCGCAAGCCCAAACCCGGGCCCTTCTACCTGCCGGCCGCCCCTGGCTCCTTGGCCGACTCCCTCTCGCCACCTCCGAGCATCTCTTCCGTGTCCCCGCCGCCCTCGGCCACAGCGAACACCGCCTTCAGCTTCGCGCCGCTGGTCAAGTTCACGCCGCCGGACTCCCCGATGGACTCCTACTCGCCCGCCTCCTCGCCGTCGCCCGTCGGGTCCCCCGTCTCCGAGTCCAGACTGCCCGTCTTCAACCGCCTCAGCGGCCCGCCCGTCGTGTCGCTGTCGTTGCACCACCACTTCAGCGGCGAGCTCATGGCCCAGTGA